The nucleotide window AGATCTTTTAAGCTCATCAGGAAGATAGCCCATTTGGTACTGCAATGATGCATAAATTCCGTAACTTCTTTCCAGCCCTCATGTTTAAATAGAACAACGATATAATCATCAGCCTGCTTTAATTGCCAGCTGATCACGGATCCTATCCATTGCGGTTCCCCGGCAATAACTTCCCATTGAACCAGTTCTGTGCTAAGTGTCTTTACCCGCATGTCAAAGCCCCCTGCTGCAAAACGGAAAGCGATGGTTCCATCTACTTGGCCCGGGTTGCCACTGGTGTCTTCCGTCCACCAGCCCCTGAGCCCCTCCAGCGTTGCAAGGGCGTTGTATACTAAGTTAATGTCTGTAACTTTTACTGCAATACGATGTAAGATGTCTGCCATAACAATTGTCTTTAATAATTTATAATGATATAGGCAAAACTACATGGGGCTGTTCAGACCGTGGATACCCGAAATGGACATCTTGGCGGGCTGATTTGGACAATCAGCAGCACTACCAAGGATAATTTGCGGGTGATTAAAATATAGAACGCTCTTTATTGTACTTGCTCTTATATTCCAGTGGTGATAAGCCGGTGATTTTCCTGAATATTTCTCGGAATGCCTTCATGTCTGCATATCCAACTTCATACATCACTTCACTGATCGTTTTCCTGGTAGATTCCAGTGCTTTTTTGGCGAACTCTATCTTCACGCGTTGCAGGTATTCCAGCGGTGTATTACCTGTTGCTTTGATAAACCTCCTGTCAAAATTCCTGCGTCCGACAGC belongs to Niabella yanshanensis and includes:
- a CDS encoding SRPBCC family protein, whose protein sequence is MADILHRIAVKVTDINLVYNALATLEGLRGWWTEDTSGNPGQVDGTIAFRFAAGGFDMRVKTLSTELVQWEVIAGEPQWIGSVISWQLKQADDYIVVLFKHEGWKEVTEFMHHCSTKWAIFLMSLKDLLENGKGAPNPHDVKIDEIN